The sequence below is a genomic window from Cicer arietinum cultivar CDC Frontier isolate Library 1 chromosome 6, Cicar.CDCFrontier_v2.0, whole genome shotgun sequence.
aaatttggatggtcaagattaaagattgaatagatcaatttgattggtccaactaaaagtacgaggattgatatttttctactaaaccacaaccgttgataaataaatttggatggtcaagattaaagattgaatagatcaatttgattggtccaactaaaagtacgaggattgatatttttctactaaaccacaaccgttgataaataaatttggatggtcaagattaaagattgaatagatcaatttgattggtccaactaaaagtacgaggattgatatttttctactaaaccacaaccgttgataaataaatttggatggtcaagattaaagattgaatagatcaatttgattggtccaactaaaagtacgaggattgatatttttctactaaaccacaaccattgataaatgaatttggatggtcaagattaaagattgaatagatcaatttgattggtccaactaaaagtacgaggattgatatttttctactaaaccacaaccattgataaatgaatttggatggtcaagattaaagattgaatagatcaatttgattggtccaactaaaattatgaggattgatatttttctactaaaccacaaccattgataaatgaatttggatggtcaagattaaagattgaatagatcaatttgattggtccaactaaaattatgaggattgatatttttctactaaaccacaaccattgataaatgaatttggatggtcaagattaaagattgaatagatcaatttgattggtccaactaaaagtatgaggattgatatttttctactaaaccacaaccattgataaatgaatttggatggtcaagattaaagattgaatatatcaatttgattggtccaactaaaagtatgaggattcATCATCAAGCATCCATAACCATCGATTAAAAGAAATGAGCGGTTGGGATTCATCATCAGGAGATTGTTGCCTGGCCCTGCGACCTCTCAAAGAAGTCTTTCCTAGCCCTGCGACCTCCTGAAGGGTTCACAAtgtggggatgcgacctcccacgTGGCTGAATCTGAGGATCACTTTCTGGCCCTGcgatttcctatataaacaccCCAAACCTACATCAACCAACATCATCAAACACACTTCCTCTATCTTAATCTAAAAATCACTATCTCCAACTTCTCAAACACACTTTCTCCGATTTCTCAAACACATTTTCTTCAACTTTACTCATGGAATTATCCAAAAATCATAGAGCTGAAAGTCGATACATTCAAgcatttgtaaatattttatattaatgtcttatatatagaatattttatatattattaatttatatattgttaattttatattttatattttatattaatgtcttctcttatttattgaatattttttatattattaatttatattttatattattaatttcagaATCCCTCGAAGGATAAACTAAAATGTCATGGTCATGCCAACAAAAAACCGAACGAAGCCATATTACCGTAATTGCAACAAGCTGGATTTGGTGAAGTGATCAAACTTGGAAACTACAAGATCGATGTCGGTTTGATTACTGCTATGGTTGAAAGATGGAGACCAGAAACTCATACTTTTCATTTCCCGATAGGTGAgtgcacaataactttagaagacgtatactatattttaggattaaatgtgtggtattccTGTTAGCGGTTCAATTTTTGTGAATGTTAAAGATGTTTGTCAAGAATATTTAGGAGTTATCCCACCTGAGGGAGCAACAAAAggtaattctattaaattaaaatggctCAAAGATACTTTTGATAATGTTGGTGAAAACGCATCCGAAGTAGAAAAACAAGCATCATGCCGAGCATATATATTACGTATGATTGGAGGATTGTTGATGCCAGATAAATCCAATAATCatgtacatttaaaatatctttcaatcTTGGGCGATATAAATAAAGCATCCCACTATAGTTGGGGTTTGGCAGTTTTAGCAACACTCTATAGAGAATTATGCCTTGCTACGAAACCCGACGTAATGTCGATGGGAGGATGTGCATTGTTGTTGCAAAACTGGGCATGGTATCGTTTGAGTTGTGTTGCTCCAGATGCACCCAGTGCATGgatatttccacttgcacaaaggtaactattgcacataatttttatatatttttattttttaaaacttattatttacTGTATtcgtattactaattttattatatttttattttttatatattcgacAGATTTAATTCCGAGGGTTTAAATTTCAGTAAAGTTCCTCACAATGATATAGAAGGATACCGGAATACAATCGATCATATGATGGTTCaagaagtaatatattcattctcATGTAGTtgcacttttaaatttttttatatctcttaatatttactttagcctatttttttaacattcagTTTCATTGGAGGCCATATCTCGGATTCCAACACGAGGTACCCGAACAAGAGATCAACACTTGGACTGCATGTACCTATCTGCAATGCTATCATATCGTCGAAAAACATCATGCATATAGAGTCGCGCTTCAGTTCGGCTTTCATCAACAAATTCCGCAACCTCCAGAAGATATGACGCTCTACCATGAGATCGACATGAGACGTGGCATTGATAATAATTGGAGTGTGGTTTGGAAATATGAGATTCAATATTGGAATGAACGTTAAAATTACATATTGCAAGGTCAGTATGTCGAATGTGTTTTACGCCACACTAACGAATATATGAATTGGTTCACGCATCACACTAAATTATACATATCTGTGGAAAGATACATGCGCGATCCACGTTTGCAACCTTCAACATATCCTAATGTTCACTCTATGCCTCAATCAATCCCACAACCAAATATCATGCAACAAACACTGTCTTTATCATCACCACAACATTTTTATGAAGCTGCAGATATACCGACTCGATAATACGTTCCTTCAGTGCCAGCAATACCCACTTCCATTAATCCGACCGAGAGcggaattttctataatttgtttggtactcattgcacaactcctgagtcggcttatgcggcttttgattctatgtataatgtcgaaactcaaaattatacggAAGCAGGTGGTAGAGGTTCTAATCCACAAACAGATTACAACGAGGATCAACCACAACAACCTCAAGTTGTTCAAAGGGCTAGacgagtttttattattataataattattaaaagttatataatattattaaattaattattttaattatttataataatattttgcattttttaatgttataattatttttaaaatatttaataataataaatataatatactcaataacaaaattcaacaaccaaagaatatataatattaaaatacattattgaatatataaataataaaagtatttttattttattaatagaattttctttttattattattatttttattattataataattattaaaagttatataatattattaaattaattatttttattatttataataatattttgtattttttaatgttataattatttttaaaatatttaataataataaatataatatacccaataataaataacaaaattcaaaaaaaaaaagtagaagcTAGTAGGAGGTtgcatccccaggatgcgaccatctagtgaggttgaaatttttttctttcaggaggtcgcatccccaggttgCAATCTGCAACGAGGGCTAAAAAGTATGACATTTTGGTATTATTTTTTGGAAGTGGGACAATCtggtattaaaattaaaaaaaaaaaagatatttatatCAAAAACCCATATCATCCCATGAATAGCCAAAAAACTGTTTCTTTCTAGAAGAATGAAAATTGTTGCATCCTATTATACAACTCAATGAATtttttgtgataattatatcattttatttatagacaaaaataatttgttgcataatttatttttgactcaACTGTGTGaaatcatttattcatttttatttaatttatctgaATATCATATgatattatgtaaatattttggattttttgttaagaattaatattgatatcaaattgacataattttgattaattagataAAAGAAACACCATTAATTAAGAAAGGTGTCACGGAGAGAATGAAAAAATCACAATTAGAAAATTTGTAAACCAATAAAGTTTATAAAGGCAAACACATAATGTATACTGATGaaagtgataaaaaaaagtctaaatgatcatataattttatcaatttgatGAAGTCTAAGACTCAAGTGTAGATTGTCTAGAATCTGCACAATTGTTTCCTCGTGCCTTTGTAAAAGTTTagtgttaataattaaaaatatagtattgtggataattaaattttaaatcatcactttaattaaatccaataaaatttatttgactaATTAGTTCTTTTGAATTATACAAAAAATTTGACTCAAGTGAAAAAATTTGAGTCCAATCACACATTGAAGTTCAATATACAAGTAGTTTATACTCTAGAGGGCCTTATTGTACAATTTATGACTTAGAAATTGTCTATTTTATTAGCTACTTAGATAGTCCTTCTTTTAGTGTTTGAGAATCTTCTAAACAATTCTCTAATTCATGTTGAATTGTATGCATGcttaattaattcatattatttatttcatttttattttgtaatgaaATGTGGTTGAGAAAAGAACATAATATAACAATTGTATTTTTTCTCTAATAAAGAATGATAACACAAATATCAAATAGAGTATAATCTCATATAATGCAATATAGATGAATGAATAAACAAATTAACTTATGATAGAAAATGGCTAACTTGGAAGTAATGCTAAATTTAATTGAATGCACATGAAATAAACTACAAGCTTCGAATAAGGCAATAGAAAGTGGAATGAATATGATACGTGCAACAATTgacattttgataaaattaaacaaaaccaTAGTCATACAAAGTCTAATTCATCACACCTTACTTTTTTTCATCTTATTTATTCTTTCAATTGGAGTGTAAAATTGAACTATTCCAAATATGCAAACTCCCAAACACCCACATGGTTTATAAAGTTAATACCTTCAAAAGAACTACCTACAAAATTATGTCTATTTAAATGAAAGTTCTCTTCATTTGTATTTGCACCTTGTTATTCATTGTTAATTACTTGAGTTATTTGTTGAATCTCTCTACATATAATAAATGCTAAGTTCGATGCTTTTTTTACTACTACTTAGCACTAGCTATGGTGCTTATGACTATTACAAGTTGGCCCAACAATGGCCAACAACCTATTGTAGACATTCATCTCAAACCATAATGATGCCATGCAATCCCAATGTACCCATCAAATTCACCCTTCATGGGTTATGGCCTT
It includes:
- the LOC140920810 gene encoding serine/threonine-protein phosphatase 7 long form homolog is translated as MCGIPVSGSIFVNVKDVCQEYLGVIPPEGATKGNSIKLKWLKDTFDNVGENASEVEKQASCRAYILRMIGGLLMPDKSNNHVHLKYLSILGDINKASHYSWGLAVLATLYRELCLATKPDVMSMGGCALLLQNWAWYRLSCVAPDAPSAWIFPLAQRFNSEGLNFSKVPHNDIEGYRNTIDHMMVQEFHWRPYLGFQHEVPEQEINTWTACTYLQCYHIVEKHHAYRVALQFGFHQQIPQPPEDMTLYHEIDMRRGIDNNWSVYVECVLRHTNEYMNWFTHHTKLYISVERYMRDPRLQPSTYPNVHSMPQSIPQPNIMQQTLSLSSPQHFYEAADIPTR